Below is a genomic region from Candidatus Dadabacteria bacterium.
AAAACCCGAAAACAGCCCGGAAATAACGGAAGAGACAGTCTACGGCGCTCTTAAGGATGTGTACGACCCCGAACTTCCCGTGAGCATAGTGGATCTCGGACTTATTTACGACACCAAAATCTCCGGGCGCAACGTTCAGATCAAGATGACCCTTACCACCCCGGGGTGCGCCATGGGGGCACATATAGCAGGCCAAGCTGAAATGGCCCTTAAAAGCGCGGGAGCCGACAACGTGCTAATAGAAGTGATATGGGATCCTCCCTGGAACCCCGACATGATATCCGAGGAAGGAAAAAAGAAACTGGGTATCTCTTAGGGGGAACTTTCCGCGTGGAACTAAACAGAGAACGGATAATAAAAGTTCTTAAGGGTGTTAACTATCCGGGATTTAACCGGGACATAGTGTCCTTCGGTCTCGTAAAAGACATTCTCGTGGAAGATTCGAAGGTGACCCTCTCCATAATACTTCCCAAGCCCGACCAGAAACTTCAGTCCACAATCGAGGAAGAAGTCCGAAAAGCCATTTTCGGCATACCCGGAGTTGAAGACCTCTCGATGAAGACCGGCTCGCGACCACAGAAGCAGATAACTGCCGATGCGGGTAGTGAAAAAAGCAAGCTTCCCGATGTAAAGTACTACATAGCCGTCGCAAGCGGCAAAGGAGGGGTCGGCAAGTCAACAATAGCGACAAACCTCTCCTTGGCAATCTCAAAAAAAAGACAGAAGGTCGGGCTTATGGATGCCGACATCTGGGGACCAAGCGCTCCTTTGATGATGGGAATAAGCGAAAAACCCCGCGCAACCGACGATGACAAGATCGTTCCGATAGAAAAGTTCGGCCTCAAGGTAATGTCCATCGGTTTTCTCGTGAACGAGGAGGACGCCGTGATATGGAGAGGTCCCATGGTACATGGAGCGATAAAGCAGTTTATCGAGGACGTTGAGTGGAGCGGAACGGATTACCTGATAATCGACCTTCCTCCAGGTACCGGGGACGCCCAGCTTTCTCTGGCGCAGACGGCCCCGATAAGCGGAGGAGTTATAGTAACCACTCCTCAGGACGTAGCCCTAGTGGACGTAAGAAGAGGGATACTGATGTTTAACAAACTGAATATTCCCATTCTTGGCATAGTGGAGAACATGAGCTATCTAGATATGCCCGGTGTGGACGGCAAGATAGACATATTCGGCAGGGGTGGAGGAAGGCGTATGGCAGAGAGATTTGAAGTGCCGTTTCTTGGAGAAATCCCAATCGATCCGCGGATAAGAATCGGTGGGGACAACGGAACTCCCATCGTGGAATCTGATCCGCAAAGCACGGCCGCAAAAGCCTTTTCTGAGATTGCAGACAGGATACTCGAATCCGTAGAGAACTGACAGGTATAACCACTACCATCGCCAGATTTCAAGAAGTTCCCACCAGGAATAAAAGTTAGAAAAACCTATAAAACCCCCAAAAAAATTGGGAATCGTACATATTTTTTCGCCTTCATCTCAGGTTACAGAACAAGGTTCTATCTTGCACAGTGTCGGTTCGGTCGCCACCAGAAACAGTTGTCCTCCCGGCCAAGGTGAGAGAATTTCCTCTAATGTCAGCTCTTCTACATATAAACAAGCCGGGTGTGTAATCGTAGAACTGGTAGCACAGATGATTGCTGCGCCTGATGATCCATTCACCCTCAACTCCAAAACGGTCATAGGGTACATCGCAGGCTTCCCAATACTCTCTAAACTCACGACGGTCACTAGCGCTCGGTTCAAGAAAAAATGTTCCATCCGCAAAGAACTGGAATCTTGAACCATCACTACACCGCCATTTCTCGTCTTCTGGTGTTATCAACTCTTCGGGATATTCTCCAGTCTGGGGTAAGGACAAATATTCATCGTAACAGTATTCAATTTCTTCCTCTTCGTCTTCCTCCAGTT
It encodes:
- a CDS encoding Mrp/NBP35 family ATP-binding protein, which codes for MELNRERIIKVLKGVNYPGFNRDIVSFGLVKDILVEDSKVTLSIILPKPDQKLQSTIEEEVRKAIFGIPGVEDLSMKTGSRPQKQITADAGSEKSKLPDVKYYIAVASGKGGVGKSTIATNLSLAISKKRQKVGLMDADIWGPSAPLMMGISEKPRATDDDKIVPIEKFGLKVMSIGFLVNEEDAVIWRGPMVHGAIKQFIEDVEWSGTDYLIIDLPPGTGDAQLSLAQTAPISGGVIVTTPQDVALVDVRRGILMFNKLNIPILGIVENMSYLDMPGVDGKIDIFGRGGGRRMAERFEVPFLGEIPIDPRIRIGGDNGTPIVESDPQSTAAKAFSEIADRILESVEN
- a CDS encoding metal-sulfur cluster assembly factor, translated to MGIKKIIQIDRGGSSKDKSPVSFTKIEKKKKPENSPEITEETVYGALKDVYDPELPVSIVDLGLIYDTKISGRNVQIKMTLTTPGCAMGAHIAGQAEMALKSAGADNVLIEVIWDPPWNPDMISEEGKKKLGIS